TCTTAGCCATTTCTTGATCCTCCTAATTTATGCGTTCAAAAAACCATCTTCAGCCGCTCTTTTAAGCGCAGCATCCAATCCAATTTTATTGATTGTACGAAGACCGGCAGCAGAAACATTCAGGCTGATCCAACAATCTTCTTCTACCCAGTAGAATTTTTTTCTGAAAAGATTGACATTAAATTTTCTCTTAGTCTTTCTGTTTGAGTGAGAAACATTATTGCCAACCATAGCTTTCTTTCCTGTAATTTGACAAATCTTGGACATTGCTATTGTATTTATTATATGTTTATTTTTTAGTTTTATCGTGCAAAATCGGGTTGCAAATTTAGTTATATTTTTCAAACCTACAAATATTTAAAAGGTTAAAGTTACACTAAACGCAATAAATAAATTAATTGATTTTGAAAATGTAAGGAATACGCAGATTGTTGTAAATTTGTTCTCGATATGAGTACCAAACGTATTTTGATTACAGGAGCCAGTGGCTTTATAGGGAGTTTTCTTGTCGAGAAGGCTTTGGAGGAAGGGTGTGAAACTTGGGCAGGCGTGCGTAAAAGCAGCAGTCGTGAGTATCTGAAGGATGATCGTATTCAATTTTTAGACCTGAACTTTGGGGATAAAAATAAATTGAAAGAACAGCTATCTGACTTTAAAAAGAAATATGGCAAGTTTGATTATGTCGTACACAATGCCGGAGTCACTAAATGTTTAGATGCCGAAGATTTTGATAAAATAAATTTTCGATATACAGCCAACCTTATCGATGCATTGCGAGAAGTAGAAGCTGTTCCCGGTAAATTTGTCTTGATGAGCAGTCTCAGTGCTTTTGGTGTAGGAGATGAACAAAATTATACTCCTATTAAGATAACCGATACGCCGAATCCTAATACGGCATACGGGAAGAGTAAGCTGAAAGCAGAGTGTTATCTGCGCTCGATGGACGATTTCCCTTATATAATATTACGTCCTACAGGTGTATATGGACCTCGGGAGAAAGATTATTTCCTGATGATAAAGACTGTCAAATCCGGTCTTGATGTGGGTGCCGGTT
The Dysgonomonas mossii genome window above contains:
- a CDS encoding NAD-dependent epimerase/dehydratase family protein: MSTKRILITGASGFIGSFLVEKALEEGCETWAGVRKSSSREYLKDDRIQFLDLNFGDKNKLKEQLSDFKKKYGKFDYVVHNAGVTKCLDAEDFDKINFRYTANLIDALREVEAVPGKFVLMSSLSAFGVGDEQNYTPIKITDTPNPNTAYGKSKLKAECYLRSMDDFPYIILRPTGVYGPREKDYFLMIKTVKSGLDVGAGFKPQHLTFIYVKDLVDAVFLALKTELKNKAYFVADGDVYTDKEYTQLVKQVIEKKRVLSLKVPLWILKAVSIVAESISRITKKPSTLNRDKYIIMKQRNWKCDITPLVNDLGFTAKYNLKDGLEESVSWYKENGWL
- the rpmB gene encoding 50S ribosomal protein L28, coding for MSKICQITGKKAMVGNNVSHSNRKTKRKFNVNLFRKKFYWVEEDCWISLNVSAAGLRTINKIGLDAALKRAAEDGFLNA